From Toxorhynchites rutilus septentrionalis strain SRP chromosome 2, ASM2978413v1, whole genome shotgun sequence, a single genomic window includes:
- the LOC129766932 gene encoding uncharacterized protein LOC129766932, whose protein sequence is MPTKRTPVKNDSAAAEVASSIEALSALRGAAQGKITRIMHLLQQAEVEQKEISSQQVKVWMKRVEAANNDFDGYHQQIVSGSPALEQEEIDNRYVQFEEIYNEVTVKLEMLLERQAQPAASQPIMNPPPLVIQQSLPRAIPTFDGRYEHWEKFKIMFRDVVDRSNEPPRIKLYHLEKALVGDAAKLIDARTLNEGNYDRAWQLLEERYENKRRMIDLHIRGLLSLQKIVKENYSELQKLVETFSNHVENLKFLGQEFTGVSEQIAVYLLAQSIDGETKKLWEATIRRGELPNFDLTVQFLKERVSILERCQTTNEVASKHQRASSKPSWGGQSIQRSNAAIAPAVQQSQCDFCSNSHPSYKCPEFCSSSLDQRLLKVKERNCCFNCLRRGHRVLECPSKRTCFKCQRKHHTLLHNDEAVQNSNVEKRQLSQTSVAVESTTTFEENAAVQSTVTSALSNTRSNPISQVVLYTALVKVLDRDQQIHQCRALLDCGSQLESAM, encoded by the exons ATGCCCACGAAGAGAACACCAGTGAAAAACGACAGTGCAGCTGCAGAAGTTGCTAGCAGCATCGAAGCTTTGTCTGCGCTCCGCGGGGCAGCGCAAGGAAAAATAACGAGGATCATGCATCTCCTTCAACAAGCAGAAGTGGAGCAAAAGGAAATTTCCAGTCAACAAGTCAAAGTGTGGATGAAACGAGTTGAAGCAGCGAATAACGACTTTGACGGTTATCATCAGCAAATAGTGAGTGGAAGTCCAGCGTTGGAGCAAGAAGAAATTGATAATCGTTATGTGCAGTTTGAGGAAATTTACAACGAAGTGACagtgaaattagaaatgttGCTAGAGCGACAAGCACAACCGGCTGCTTCACAACCCATTATGAATCCGCCGCCATTAGTGATTCAGCAATCGCTCCCACGTGCCATACCAACATTCGACGGCAGATATGAGCACTGGGAGAAGTTTAAAATAATGTTCCGAGATGTAGTGGATCGAAGCAATGAGCCTCCTCGCATCAAGTTGTATCATCTAGAGAAGGCTCTAGTGGGAGACGCTGCCAAATTGATTGACGCCAGGACGCTAAACGAAGGAAACTACGACAGAGCCTGGCAACTGCTAGAGGAGAGATACGAGAACAAGCGGCGAATGATCGATTTGCATATTCGCGGGTTGTTAAGCTTGCAAAAAATAGTGAAAGAAAATTACAGTGAGCTGCAAAAATTAGTTGAAACATTCAGCAACCATGTGGAGAATTTAAAGTTCCTTGGACAGGAATTTACTGGTGTTTCAGAGCAAATTGCTGTTTATTTGTTAGCACAATCCATTGATGGCGAGACGAAGAAACTTTGGGAGGCTACCATACGGCGAGGTGAACTACCAAATTTCGACCTAACTGTCCAATTCCTGAAAGAACGGGTGTCAATTTTGGAGAGATGCCAGACAACCAACGAAGTGGCATCCAAACATCAGCGTGCGTCTTCTAAACCATCCTGGGGAGGACAATCGATTCAGCGATCCAACGCAGCAATCGCGCCTGCAGTGCAACAAAGTCAATGTGATTTCTGCAGTAACAGCCACCCATCTTACAAGTGTCCGGAATTCTGCAGTTCATCATTGGATCAACGTCTGCTGAAGGTGAAGGAGAGAAACTGCTGTTTCAACTGTCTACGTCGAGGTCATCGAGTACTAGAGTGCCCATCGAAACGAACGTGCTTCAAGTGCCAACGGAAGCATCACACCTTGCTTCATAACGATGAAGCTGTACAAAACAGCAATGTCGAAAAGAGGCAACTTTCCCAAACCAGTGTCGCAGTGGAGTCAACAACAACCTTTGAAGAAAATGCTGCAGTCCAGTCCACAGTAACATCAGCCCTTTCTAATACACGGTCGAACCCAATCAGCCAAGTGGTGTTGTACACTGCTTTAGTCAAAGTTTTAGATAGAGATCAGCAAATACATCAATGCCGTGCCCTGTTGGATTGTGGCTCTCAG CTGGAATCGGCAATGTGA